Proteins encoded within one genomic window of Candidatus Syntrophocurvum alkaliphilum:
- a CDS encoding metallophosphoesterase, producing MKIFVVGDTHGSITKVQKKIENIKPDYIFFTGDHYSDGLELAQNNNIEFKGVVGNCDRYSSGPEDSIIDLEGVRFYLTHGHNYGVKSNLNRLYYKAEELNANIVIFGHTHISYCEKINNIWMLNPGSASRPRKSPRGTFALIEINNQSIDIKILDLVESNKTK from the coding sequence ATGAAAATTTTTGTTGTTGGAGATACCCATGGGTCTATTACAAAGGTACAAAAAAAAATTGAAAATATAAAACCAGATTACATATTTTTTACTGGTGATCATTATAGTGATGGACTTGAGTTAGCCCAGAATAATAATATTGAGTTTAAAGGAGTAGTAGGCAATTGTGATAGGTATAGTAGTGGACCTGAGGATTCTATTATTGACTTAGAAGGGGTTAGATTTTACCTAACACATGGACATAATTATGGGGTGAAATCTAATTTAAATAGACTCTACTATAAGGCAGAAGAATTAAATGCTAATATAGTAATCTTTGGTCATACACATATATCATACTGTGAAAAGATTAATAATATTTGGATGCTCAATCCTGGTAGTGCATCAAGGCCAAGAAAATCACCTAGAGGAACCTTTGCTTTAATAGAAATTAATAACCAAAGTATTGATATAAAAATATTAGATTTAGTGGAATCTAATAAAACTAAATAG
- the gcvT gene encoding glycine cleavage system aminomethyltransferase GcvT, with protein MSLKRTPLFTAHQKSGGKLIDFGGWELPVQYEGIIKEHMMVRNKAGLFDVSHMGEIEIKGENAEKFIQYLMTNNITTLKDNQIQYTFMCYENGGVVDDLLVYRYSNTHYLLVVNASNKDKDYEWIKKHAIEGVEIKDTSDSYAQLAIQGPLAEDILQKLTKTDLKTIKFFWFDPEVEIAGAKTLVSRTGYTGEDGFEIYTRNEDAVKVWDAILEAGKDDIAPIGLGARDTLRFEAKLPLYGQEIDQDITPLEAGLGFFVKLDSDDFIGKDALVKQKEANPDRILVEFEMIDKGIARSKYEVEKDGVNIGWVTTGSHSPTFEKSIGLALIKREYFTPGEEINIIIRNRKLKAKLTKGSFYKKNTKK; from the coding sequence ATGTCTTTAAAAAGAACCCCTTTATTTACAGCTCATCAAAAAAGTGGTGGTAAATTAATAGATTTTGGTGGCTGGGAATTGCCGGTACAGTATGAAGGAATAATAAAAGAACATATGATGGTTAGAAACAAAGCTGGTTTATTTGATGTTTCACATATGGGAGAGATTGAGATTAAAGGAGAAAATGCTGAAAAATTTATTCAGTATTTAATGACAAATAACATAACTACGTTAAAGGATAACCAAATTCAATATACTTTTATGTGTTATGAAAATGGTGGAGTAGTTGATGATTTATTAGTATATCGCTATTCAAATACTCATTATCTATTAGTAGTAAATGCATCTAATAAAGATAAGGATTATGAGTGGATAAAAAAACATGCTATAGAGGGGGTAGAAATAAAAGATACTTCGGATTCCTATGCACAGTTAGCAATACAAGGTCCTTTAGCTGAAGATATACTGCAAAAGCTTACTAAAACAGACTTAAAAACTATAAAGTTTTTTTGGTTTGACCCCGAGGTTGAAATAGCTGGTGCAAAAACTTTAGTATCTAGAACCGGGTATACTGGTGAAGATGGATTTGAAATATATACAAGGAATGAAGATGCAGTTAAAGTGTGGGATGCCATATTAGAAGCAGGCAAAGATGATATAGCTCCTATTGGTCTTGGTGCTAGAGATACGTTAAGGTTTGAAGCTAAGCTACCATTATATGGTCAAGAAATAGATCAAGATATTACACCACTAGAAGCAGGTTTGGGCTTTTTTGTAAAGTTAGATTCTGATGACTTTATTGGTAAAGATGCATTAGTTAAACAAAAAGAAGCTAACCCAGACAGAATTCTAGTAGAATTTGAAATGATTGATAAGGGTATAGCACGAAGTAAATATGAGGTTGAAAAAGATGGAGTGAATATTGGTTGGGTTACAACTGGTTCACATTCACCAACTTTTGAAAAAAGTATTGGTTTAGCATTAATTAAAAGGGAATATTTTACCCCCGGAGAAGAAATAAATATTATAATACGAAATAGAAAATTAAAAGCTAAATTAACAAAAGGTTCTTTTTATAAGAAAAACACTAAAAAATAA
- the gcvH gene encoding glycine cleavage system protein GcvH: MNIPKDLYYSEEHEWVRVEEEKVYIGITDYAQSQLGDIVFVELPMVDEEVEVGGEVGVIESVKAVSDMYSPVSGKIVEVNEELETSPELLNEDCYQNFILVVQMDNPDDINELMSAEKYEKYCSELED; the protein is encoded by the coding sequence GTGAACATACCTAAGGATTTATACTACTCTGAGGAACATGAATGGGTAAGAGTAGAAGAGGAGAAAGTATATATAGGAATTACAGATTATGCCCAAAGCCAATTAGGTGATATTGTATTTGTTGAACTTCCAATGGTTGATGAAGAAGTCGAAGTTGGAGGAGAAGTTGGGGTAATAGAATCTGTAAAAGCAGTTTCTGATATGTATAGCCCTGTTAGTGGGAAAATAGTAGAAGTTAATGAAGAATTAGAAACATCACCAGAACTATTAAATGAAGATTGTTATCAAAACTTTATATTAGTTGTACAAATGGATAATCCTGATGACATAAATGAACTAATGAGTGCAGAAAAGTATGAAAAGTATTGTAGTGAATTAGAAGACTAG
- the gcvPA gene encoding aminomethyl-transferring glycine dehydrogenase subunit GcvPA, whose product MRFTPNPKPVVEEMLKSIGLNKIDDLFVDIPNDVKLNRDLNIPDEMSELELTNHLKKLASKNLTTDQHVCFMGAGAYDHYIPPAVDQMLLRSEFYTAYTPYQPEISQGVLQAIFEYQTMICNLTGMDVSNASMYDGGSALAEACMVASDSTRRKKILVPDSIHPEYLKTIQTYAISGKMEVVVVPSKDGITDSEAIISMTDKSVACVVIQQPNFLGNIEDITNIEKAIHENKGLLVMAVDPFSLGVLKSPREWGADIVVGEGQPFGNSLSFGGPHLGFFAADKKFMRKIPGRIAGQTQDPEGNRGFVLTLQAREQHIRREKAGSNICSNQALNALAANIYLSLIGKEGLKQLALRSHQLAIYAKEQFEKVGIKLKYNQPFLREFAISVNSPTELNKKLLASGIIGGYELDGGMLLAFTEKRTKEEIDKLVSLIGGENHG is encoded by the coding sequence ATGCGTTTTACTCCTAATCCAAAACCAGTTGTAGAAGAAATGTTAAAATCAATTGGTCTAAACAAAATTGATGATTTATTTGTAGATATACCAAATGACGTTAAATTAAATCGAGACTTAAATATACCTGATGAAATGTCAGAGTTAGAGTTAACCAATCATTTAAAAAAATTAGCATCCAAAAATTTAACTACTGATCAACATGTATGTTTTATGGGTGCAGGTGCATATGATCACTACATTCCACCCGCTGTTGATCAAATGTTATTAAGGTCTGAGTTTTATACGGCTTATACTCCTTACCAACCAGAAATTAGCCAAGGAGTACTTCAGGCAATATTTGAATATCAAACAATGATATGTAATTTAACAGGTATGGATGTATCAAATGCATCCATGTATGATGGTGGTAGTGCACTAGCAGAAGCATGTATGGTAGCAAGTGATTCTACTCGAAGAAAAAAAATATTAGTACCTGATAGTATTCATCCTGAGTATTTAAAAACCATACAAACATATGCTATATCTGGAAAAATGGAAGTAGTGGTTGTACCTTCAAAAGATGGTATAACGGACTCAGAAGCTATTATATCTATGACAGATAAAAGTGTTGCTTGTGTTGTAATTCAACAACCTAACTTTTTAGGCAATATTGAAGATATTACAAATATAGAAAAAGCAATACACGAAAATAAAGGGTTACTAGTTATGGCTGTTGATCCGTTTTCATTAGGTGTATTAAAATCACCTCGTGAATGGGGAGCAGATATAGTAGTAGGTGAAGGACAGCCATTTGGCAATAGTCTTAGTTTTGGTGGACCTCACCTTGGTTTTTTTGCAGCTGATAAAAAATTTATGAGAAAAATTCCTGGTAGAATTGCTGGACAAACCCAAGACCCAGAAGGTAATAGAGGGTTTGTATTGACATTACAAGCAAGAGAACAACATATACGTAGAGAAAAGGCAGGCTCAAATATTTGTTCTAATCAAGCTCTAAATGCATTAGCAGCTAATATATATCTTAGCCTCATTGGGAAAGAAGGCTTAAAACAATTAGCTTTACGCTCACATCAATTAGCTATATATGCTAAAGAACAATTTGAGAAGGTAGGTATTAAGCTTAAATATAATCAACCTTTCTTAAGAGAGTTTGCAATATCTGTTAATAGTCCTACTGAATTAAACAAAAAGTTATTAGCTAGTGGCATAATAGGTGGCTATGAGCTGGATGGTGGTATGCTATTGGCCTTTACTGAGAAAAGAACTAAGGAAGAAATAGATAAGCTAGTATCTTTGATAGGTGGTGAAAACCATGGCTAG
- the gcvPB gene encoding aminomethyl-transferring glycine dehydrogenase subunit GcvPB yields MARLIFEKSVAGSNKFKLPSSEVNEVALENNIPANFLRNEDFILPDISEVETIRHFTDLSTKAFGVDTGMYPLGSCTMKYNNKVGEWSARLPGFTNVHPYQPEETVQGALELMYELERMLCEIGGMDHFSLQPAAGAHGEMAGIVMIKAYHNNKGDTKRTKMLVPDSAHGTNPATANVVGYDTIEIKSNEKGMVDIEDLRSKMSDEVAGIMLTNPNTLGLFEEDIVEIAQIVHDGGGLLYYDGANLNGIMGVSRPGDMGFDIVHYNLHKTFGTPHGGGGPGSGPVGVKAFLADYLPVPMIEKKGDQYSFNYDIPNSIGKVKNFYGNFGVMVKAYTYIRALGKDGLREACEHAVLNANYLMHHLKDTYHIPFDRVCKHEFIATSKHQVDKNGVTTLDVAKRLLDYKYHPPTVYFPLIVKEALMIEPTETESQERLDSFIDSLKRIAKEAEENPELVTTSPHEAVVGRLDEVTAARSPKVKWEAT; encoded by the coding sequence ATGGCTAGATTAATATTTGAAAAAAGTGTAGCTGGAAGCAATAAATTTAAGCTACCATCGTCTGAAGTAAATGAAGTAGCATTAGAAAATAATATTCCTGCAAATTTTTTAAGAAATGAAGACTTTATACTACCTGATATAAGTGAAGTAGAAACTATACGTCACTTTACTGATTTATCAACAAAAGCTTTTGGTGTTGATACAGGTATGTATCCATTAGGCTCTTGTACTATGAAATATAATAACAAGGTTGGAGAATGGTCAGCTCGCTTACCGGGCTTTACAAATGTACACCCATATCAGCCTGAGGAAACTGTTCAAGGAGCATTAGAATTAATGTATGAACTTGAGAGAATGCTATGTGAAATAGGTGGTATGGATCATTTTTCACTTCAGCCAGCTGCAGGTGCTCATGGTGAAATGGCTGGAATCGTTATGATTAAAGCATATCATAACAATAAAGGAGATACTAAAAGAACAAAAATGCTAGTTCCAGACTCAGCTCATGGAACTAATCCTGCTACAGCTAATGTTGTAGGCTATGATACCATTGAAATTAAATCTAATGAAAAGGGCATGGTGGACATAGAAGACTTGCGCTCAAAAATGAGTGATGAAGTCGCAGGTATAATGCTTACTAATCCAAATACATTGGGTCTTTTTGAAGAAGATATAGTAGAAATAGCTCAAATTGTACATGATGGCGGTGGGTTATTATACTATGACGGTGCTAACTTAAATGGAATAATGGGAGTATCTAGACCTGGTGATATGGGCTTTGATATTGTTCATTATAATTTACACAAAACATTTGGTACACCACATGGTGGTGGTGGGCCTGGTTCAGGGCCAGTAGGAGTAAAAGCATTTTTAGCGGATTACTTACCAGTTCCAATGATAGAGAAAAAAGGTGATCAATATAGCTTTAATTACGATATACCAAACTCTATTGGGAAGGTTAAAAACTTCTATGGCAACTTTGGAGTAATGGTTAAAGCTTATACTTATATTAGAGCCCTTGGTAAAGATGGATTACGTGAGGCATGTGAACATGCGGTATTGAATGCAAATTATTTAATGCATCATTTAAAGGATACTTATCATATACCATTTGATAGAGTATGTAAGCATGAATTTATTGCTACATCTAAACATCAAGTTGATAAAAACGGTGTAACAACTCTTGATGTAGCTAAAAGGCTTTTAGATTACAAATATCATCCACCTACAGTTTACTTCCCATTAATTGTAAAAGAAGCTTTAATGATTGAACCAACTGAAACTGAAAGTCAAGAAAGATTAGATAGTTTTATTGATTCATTAAAGCGAATAGCTAAAGAAGCTGAAGAAAACCCAGAGTTAGTTACAACATCTCCTCATGAAGCGGTTGTAGGTAGGTTAGATGAAGTAACAGCAGCACGTAGTCCGAAGGTAAAATGGGAGGCAACTTAA
- the lpdA gene encoding dihydrolipoyl dehydrogenase: MKDLVIIGGGPGGYVAAIRASQLGLNVVLVEKDSLGGTCLNRGCIPTKSYFQNASVLNTVKQLNDYNISVNDINFDMAGAKQRKDAVVTNLVNGIEQLLKSNKIEVIKGNAKIIEPGKVKVNDQDINTKNIIIATGSIPVTLPIKGIENKGVLTSDEILEITNVPKSLAIIGGGVIGSEFACIFNTFGSEVTVFESQPNILGMLDSEIVKRMNILLKRQGISVNTSTIINDIAQTENRLNINASTKKGDISLDVDMVLVAGGRRPNTNGLGVEELGINTNNGFISVDENFATNIPGIYAIGDVTGGQMLAHVASEEGIVAVERICDIDNEVHYHAVPSCIFTLPEIATVGMSEEEAKANNISYKVGKFPFVANGKALSMGQTDGLVKVIADDENTILGVHILGAHASDLILEATLWVKQRQKTEDIIGTIHPHPTLGEALIEAVLDLNKQAIHIAPRRK; the protein is encoded by the coding sequence GTGAAGGATTTAGTTATAATAGGTGGAGGACCTGGTGGCTATGTGGCAGCAATACGAGCTAGCCAGCTTGGTCTTAATGTAGTATTGGTTGAAAAAGATAGTTTAGGTGGTACCTGTTTAAATAGAGGATGTATACCTACTAAGTCATACTTTCAAAATGCAAGTGTACTAAACACTGTTAAACAATTAAATGATTATAACATATCAGTAAACGATATAAATTTTGATATGGCTGGAGCAAAACAAAGAAAAGATGCAGTCGTAACTAACTTGGTAAATGGAATAGAGCAATTACTGAAAAGTAACAAAATAGAAGTAATAAAAGGTAATGCAAAAATAATAGAGCCAGGGAAAGTTAAGGTTAATGACCAAGACATTAATACTAAAAATATTATCATAGCCACTGGATCTATTCCAGTAACACTTCCTATAAAAGGTATCGAAAATAAAGGAGTTTTAACTAGTGATGAAATATTAGAAATCACAAATGTTCCTAAAAGTTTAGCTATTATAGGTGGTGGAGTAATAGGATCAGAGTTTGCATGCATATTTAATACTTTTGGTAGTGAGGTAACTGTTTTTGAGTCGCAACCAAATATTTTGGGTATGCTAGATAGTGAAATAGTAAAAAGAATGAACATTTTACTTAAACGTCAAGGTATAAGTGTTAATACCTCAACAATAATAAATGACATAGCCCAAACAGAAAATAGATTGAATATAAATGCATCAACTAAAAAGGGTGACATATCACTTGATGTTGATATGGTTTTAGTAGCTGGAGGTAGAAGACCTAATACAAATGGACTTGGTGTTGAAGAACTTGGTATAAATACTAACAATGGATTTATTAGTGTAGATGAAAACTTTGCAACCAACATTCCGGGAATATATGCAATAGGTGATGTAACAGGTGGTCAGATGTTAGCGCATGTTGCGTCTGAGGAAGGGATAGTTGCAGTAGAAAGAATTTGTGATATAGATAATGAAGTCCACTATCATGCTGTACCTAGCTGTATATTTACTTTGCCAGAAATAGCTACTGTAGGAATGAGTGAAGAAGAAGCAAAAGCTAATAATATATCATATAAAGTAGGCAAATTTCCTTTTGTAGCAAATGGCAAAGCTTTAAGCATGGGACAAACAGATGGTTTAGTAAAGGTAATTGCGGATGATGAAAATACAATACTAGGAGTACATATACTAGGTGCTCATGCTAGTGATTTAATATTGGAAGCAACATTATGGGTTAAACAAAGACAAAAAACAGAAGATATAATAGGCACAATTCATCCACATCCCACATTAGGCGAAGCCTTAATAGAGGCAGTCCTAGACCTAAACAAACAAGCTATTCACATAGCACCAAGGAGAAAGTAA
- a CDS encoding MBL fold metallo-hydrolase, translating to MELKHIRGNTYYFDLQSVIGVYIFNDLSCVLIDSSNSIKIVKEVLETLKKEGITIQGIINTHAHADHCIGNQLIQQETNCKIYASSMEAVLLENPIMSPMSLYSAAPFKALKNRFLLQPECKVTDIVEPGFIKINDVDFKIIDLKGHSIQHIGIKTQDDVLFLGDSIIHSKIIEEYYFTYAANVKEMIDSFTTIQQENYSEVIVSHGGIISDLEKAINQNNDLLNNLFELILKELNTPKTREVIIANVIENLNLPINRNQYLLIFATISAILTYLIDLNKIKVYTDKTHLMFIAK from the coding sequence ATGGAATTAAAGCATATTAGAGGAAATACATATTATTTTGATTTGCAAAGTGTAATTGGTGTTTACATTTTTAATGATTTATCATGTGTTTTAATTGATAGTAGTAATTCAATCAAAATAGTTAAGGAAGTACTCGAAACATTAAAAAAAGAAGGAATAACAATACAGGGAATAATAAACACACATGCCCATGCCGATCACTGTATAGGTAATCAACTAATACAACAGGAGACTAATTGCAAAATCTATGCTTCATCAATGGAGGCAGTTTTACTAGAAAATCCAATAATGTCGCCAATGAGTTTATACTCAGCAGCCCCTTTTAAAGCATTAAAAAACAGATTTTTATTGCAGCCTGAATGTAAGGTTACAGATATTGTCGAACCTGGATTTATAAAAATTAATGATGTAGATTTTAAAATAATAGATCTTAAAGGACATAGTATTCAGCATATTGGAATAAAAACACAAGATGATGTACTGTTCTTAGGAGATAGTATAATCCACTCTAAAATTATTGAAGAATATTACTTTACATATGCAGCAAATGTTAAAGAAATGATAGATAGCTTTACTACTATACAACAAGAAAATTATAGTGAGGTAATTGTTTCACACGGTGGAATTATAAGCGACCTTGAAAAAGCAATAAACCAAAATAATGATTTGCTAAACAATCTTTTTGAACTAATTCTTAAGGAACTAAATACTCCCAAAACAAGAGAAGTGATAATAGCCAATGTTATTGAAAACTTAAACCTACCTATAAATAGAAATCAGTACTTACTAATATTTGCAACTATATCAGCAATATTAACTTACCTAATAGACCTTAATAAAATTAAGGTTTACACTGATAAAACCCATCTTATGTTCATAGCCAAATAA
- the ligD gene encoding non-homologous end-joining DNA ligase — translation MSKKESIEIQGNELTLSNLDKFLWPDQGFTKGELIKYYSVIAPYLINHLKNRPLVVTRYPDGITDKFFYQKNAPTHTPEWIKTHSIYSSDSKRYINFILVEKLSDLVWLANQACIEMHPWLSSVESLDFPDFAVFDIDPSEGSTYENVIQITLVLKKLLDSLNLRSYVKTSGATGLHVYLPIMSKYTYEDIRTFTHAIAKIVSEVLPDISTIERKVNQRGTKVYIDYLQNVKGKTLSSVYSVRPRDLAPVSTPLNWEEVTQVTPTDFNIKTVFKRIEQYGDLFAEVLSDKQNLDSAARELGVKLNKSLH, via the coding sequence ATGTCAAAAAAAGAGAGTATAGAAATTCAAGGTAATGAGTTAACCTTATCTAATTTAGATAAATTTTTATGGCCTGATCAAGGGTTTACTAAAGGTGAGTTGATTAAATACTATTCAGTAATAGCACCCTATTTAATAAATCATTTGAAAAATCGACCTTTAGTGGTAACCCGTTATCCAGATGGCATTACTGATAAGTTTTTTTATCAAAAAAATGCTCCTACCCATACACCTGAGTGGATAAAAACACATTCTATTTATTCAAGTGATTCCAAAAGGTATATAAATTTTATCCTAGTTGAAAAGCTATCTGATTTAGTATGGTTAGCTAATCAAGCCTGTATTGAAATGCATCCTTGGTTATCAAGTGTTGAATCTCTTGACTTTCCTGATTTTGCAGTGTTTGACATAGATCCATCGGAGGGCAGTACTTACGAAAATGTAATTCAAATTACTCTAGTACTAAAAAAACTTCTTGATTCTCTTAATCTAAGAAGTTATGTAAAGACATCTGGAGCAACTGGATTACACGTCTATCTTCCTATAATGAGCAAATATACTTATGAAGATATAAGAACTTTTACCCATGCTATTGCCAAGATAGTAAGTGAAGTTCTTCCTGATATATCAACAATAGAACGCAAAGTTAATCAACGTGGCACTAAAGTTTATATAGATTACTTGCAAAATGTCAAAGGCAAAACATTAAGCTCTGTTTATAGTGTGCGACCACGCGACCTAGCTCCAGTATCTACACCATTAAATTGGGAAGAGGTAACACAAGTAACTCCTACAGATTTTAATATTAAAACAGTTTTTAAACGAATTGAACAATATGGAGATTTGTTTGCTGAAGTATTGAGTGATAAGCAAAATTTAGATTCTGCTGCTAGAGAGTTAGGTGTTAAACTAAATAAGTCACTTCATTAA
- the ligD gene encoding non-homologous end-joining DNA ligase, with protein sequence MLYEEIIKIAPMLPILHNEPFDDKNYVYQVKWDGVRIIANINSNKVELINRNYKYKTLQYPELLTLSNQVNAKNTVLDGEVVVLKAGKPSFESVIRRDKAKSKEKINHLKSLFPITYLVFDILAKDNKPLHKTPLIDRKKILTDTLIENQFVQLVEDFNSGIKLFEAIKGQELEGIVAKKKTSLYIPGKKHKDWFKIKYRRNQLCVVAGYTCRSNIVNSLLLGAYRDNELYYIGRVGSGLTVNEWNSLTNELPKLVITNSPFVNYQAKPNKTFSFVKPVLVVNVSYVEWTESMHLRSPVIVNFTNNNPSECLL encoded by the coding sequence TTGCTATATGAAGAAATTATAAAAATTGCTCCAATGCTTCCTATTCTTCACAACGAACCTTTTGATGATAAAAACTATGTTTATCAAGTGAAATGGGATGGAGTTAGAATTATTGCCAACATTAATTCTAATAAAGTTGAGCTTATTAATCGCAATTATAAATATAAAACACTTCAATATCCAGAACTATTAACTCTCAGTAATCAAGTTAATGCTAAAAATACAGTTCTTGATGGTGAAGTTGTTGTGCTTAAAGCTGGTAAACCTAGTTTCGAATCAGTAATTAGACGTGATAAAGCCAAAAGCAAGGAAAAAATAAATCATTTAAAAAGTTTATTTCCAATAACATACTTAGTTTTTGATATTCTTGCTAAAGATAATAAACCACTTCATAAAACTCCACTTATAGATCGAAAAAAAATTCTTACAGATACTTTAATTGAGAATCAATTTGTTCAGTTAGTAGAAGATTTTAATTCTGGAATAAAACTATTTGAAGCTATAAAGGGACAAGAGTTAGAAGGAATAGTTGCTAAAAAAAAGACTAGTTTATATATACCCGGAAAAAAACATAAAGATTGGTTTAAGATAAAATATCGCCGTAACCAATTATGTGTTGTAGCAGGATATACTTGTAGGAGTAATATTGTCAATTCTTTATTACTTGGTGCTTATAGAGATAATGAACTTTATTATATTGGCCGGGTAGGTTCCGGATTAACAGTAAATGAATGGAATAGTTTAACTAATGAATTACCTAAGTTAGTAATTACTAATTCACCGTTTGTAAATTACCAAGCAAAACCTAATAAAACATTTTCTTTTGTAAAGCCTGTATTAGTAGTAAATGTAAGTTATGTTGAATGGACTGAAAGTATGCACCTTAGATCACCAGTAATAGTTAACTTCACAAACAATAATCCATCAGAGTGTTTATTATAA
- a CDS encoding Ku protein, translating to MRTLWKGAVSFGLVNIPIKMYVATERKDIKFNYLHKECMSPIKYQKYCSNCDKEINNEEIVRGYEYQKGNYVIMNEEDFEKIPLENTKTIDILDFVELNEVDPIYFDKTYYLEPSEGGDKAYSLLVEAMRETSKVAIAKVIIRSKQTLAALRIKDNVLIMETIFYPDEIRSPASLNLGVDKEKLHDNEIKMAVSLIKNLSTNFQPEKYENEHRKALWEVIEAKIVGKEVVAPTPDVEQGNVVDLMEALKASVKLAEENNQEDKKEKTTKKKTKKKAKTGS from the coding sequence ATGAGAACTTTATGGAAAGGTGCAGTAAGCTTTGGTCTAGTTAATATACCTATAAAAATGTATGTAGCTACAGAGCGTAAAGATATTAAATTTAATTATTTGCATAAAGAATGTATGTCTCCAATTAAATATCAAAAATACTGTTCAAATTGTGATAAAGAAATTAATAATGAAGAAATTGTAAGAGGGTATGAATATCAAAAAGGAAATTATGTAATTATGAATGAAGAAGATTTTGAAAAGATTCCATTAGAAAACACAAAGACAATCGATATTTTAGATTTTGTTGAATTAAACGAAGTTGATCCAATTTATTTTGATAAAACCTATTATTTAGAGCCTTCTGAGGGGGGCGACAAAGCATATAGTTTATTAGTTGAGGCCATGAGAGAGACAAGTAAAGTTGCAATTGCGAAGGTTATTATTCGTTCTAAACAAACCCTTGCTGCTTTAAGGATAAAAGATAATGTTTTAATTATGGAAACAATTTTTTATCCAGACGAAATTCGTTCTCCTGCATCTTTAAACCTTGGTGTAGATAAAGAAAAATTACATGATAATGAAATTAAAATGGCTGTTAGCTTGATAAAAAATCTATCTACAAACTTTCAACCTGAAAAATATGAAAATGAGCATCGCAAAGCTTTATGGGAAGTAATAGAGGCTAAGATAGTAGGTAAAGAAGTTGTAGCTCCTACTCCAGATGTTGAACAAGGTAATGTAGTTGATTTAATGGAGGCATTAAAAGCTAGTGTTAAACTAGCAGAAGAAAATAATCAAGAAGATAAAAAAGAAAAGACTACCAAAAAGAAAACTAAAAAGAAAGCTAAAACAGGTAGTTAA